Proteins found in one Corynebacterium zhongnanshanii genomic segment:
- a CDS encoding o-succinylbenzoate synthase, translated as MTLVDLDELKRRAHVVALPLRVPFRGVTVREAMLFEGPDVWTEWAPFVEYGPQEASRWLRSSLFIDAHGFSSPGVPVEVNATIPAVDVARDPGAVRRLMEQYPGCTTVKVKVAEKGQGVEDDLARVRAVRAWFAENYGGAAATDTPKIRMDANGGWSVEDALRVIEVVAQEGACDYAEQPCATVEELAAVRMGLMRRGIFVRVAADESIRKSADPLAAVREVVDANACDVAVVKVPPLGGVDRLLEIADDVARRGVALTVSSALDTAVGVGAGLEAAACLRREIECGDDEGVVVPAQAAGLATGSLFEVDVARRPIVDGCIVSGPVVPDREVLERWAAPAERREWWLRRLEAAYQHLL; from the coding sequence ATGACACTGGTGGATCTGGATGAGTTGAAGCGCCGCGCGCATGTGGTGGCGTTGCCGTTGCGGGTGCCGTTTCGCGGCGTGACGGTCCGCGAGGCGATGCTGTTTGAGGGGCCGGATGTGTGGACGGAGTGGGCGCCGTTTGTGGAATACGGGCCGCAGGAGGCGTCCCGGTGGTTGCGTTCCTCCTTATTTATCGACGCCCACGGTTTCTCATCCCCCGGAGTCCCCGTCGAAGTCAACGCTACAATCCCCGCGGTGGATGTGGCGCGCGACCCGGGGGCGGTGAGGCGCCTGATGGAACAGTATCCGGGGTGCACCACGGTGAAGGTGAAGGTGGCGGAGAAGGGCCAGGGGGTGGAGGATGATCTGGCGCGTGTGCGGGCGGTGCGCGCGTGGTTCGCGGAGAACTATGGTGGCGCGGCTGCGACGGATACTCCGAAGATTCGGATGGATGCGAATGGGGGGTGGTCTGTGGAGGATGCTCTGCGGGTGATTGAGGTGGTGGCGCAGGAGGGGGCGTGCGATTATGCGGAGCAGCCGTGCGCGACTGTGGAGGAGTTGGCCGCGGTGCGGATGGGGTTGATGCGCCGGGGCATTTTTGTGCGCGTGGCGGCGGATGAGTCGATCCGGAAGTCTGCGGACCCGTTGGCCGCGGTGCGCGAGGTGGTGGATGCGAACGCGTGTGACGTGGCGGTGGTGAAGGTGCCTCCGCTGGGTGGGGTGGATCGGTTGTTGGAGATCGCGGATGATGTGGCGCGGCGTGGGGTGGCGTTGACGGTGAGCTCGGCGTTGGACACCGCGGTGGGTGTGGGCGCCGGGTTGGAGGCCGCGGCGTGCTTGCGCCGGGAGATCGAGTGCGGTGACGACGAGGGCGTGGTGGTGCCCGCGCAGGCTGCGGGCTTGGCGACGGGGTCCTTGTTTGAGGTGGATGTGGCGCGCCGTCCGATTGTGGACGGGTGCATTGTGAGCGGTCCGGTGGTGCCGGATCGTGAGGTGTTGGAGCGGTGGGCGGCGCCGGCGGAGCGGCGCGAGTGGTGGCTGCGGCGCCTCGAGGCGGCGTACCAGCACTTGCTCTGA
- a CDS encoding 1,4-dihydroxy-2-naphthoyl-CoA synthase: MTNPFKPELWKPVDGFDNLTDITYHRHVGDGREYGIVRIAFDRPEVRNAFRPHTVDELYRVLDHARRSPDVGTVLLTGNGPSPKDGGWAFCSGGDQRIRGRSGYQYAQDHNSDVAAADASSVDEARAKVEGGRLHILEVQRLIRTMPKVVIAVVNGWAAGGGHSLHVVCDMTLASREHARFKQTDADVGSFDAGYGSAYLAKQVGQKFAREIFFLGRSYDAETMHRMGAVNEVADHAELEDLAIEYGRAINTKSPTAQRMLKFAFNLTDDGLMGQQVFAGEATRLAYMTDEAVEGRDSFLEKRAPRWDEFPYYY, from the coding sequence ATGACAAACCCATTCAAGCCCGAACTTTGGAAACCCGTCGACGGCTTCGACAACCTCACCGACATCACTTACCACCGCCACGTCGGCGACGGCCGCGAATACGGCATCGTCCGCATCGCCTTCGACCGGCCGGAGGTGCGCAACGCCTTCCGCCCGCACACCGTTGACGAGCTGTACCGCGTGCTCGACCACGCGCGCCGCAGCCCGGACGTGGGCACGGTGCTGCTCACCGGCAACGGGCCGTCCCCGAAGGACGGCGGCTGGGCGTTCTGCTCCGGCGGCGACCAGCGCATCCGCGGCCGTTCGGGCTACCAGTACGCCCAGGATCACAACTCGGACGTGGCTGCCGCGGATGCGTCGTCCGTGGATGAGGCTCGCGCGAAGGTGGAGGGCGGGCGCCTGCACATCCTGGAGGTGCAGCGACTGATCCGCACGATGCCGAAGGTGGTCATCGCTGTGGTCAACGGCTGGGCCGCCGGCGGTGGTCACTCGCTGCACGTCGTGTGCGACATGACGCTGGCCAGCCGCGAACACGCACGCTTCAAGCAAACCGACGCGGACGTTGGCTCCTTCGACGCCGGCTACGGATCCGCCTACCTCGCCAAACAGGTGGGCCAGAAGTTTGCTCGTGAGATTTTCTTCCTGGGCCGTAGCTACGACGCCGAAACGATGCACCGCATGGGCGCCGTAAACGAAGTCGCCGATCACGCGGAGCTGGAGGACCTAGCCATCGAGTATGGCCGGGCCATCAACACGAAGTCGCCGACTGCGCAGCGGATGCTGAAGTTCGCGTTCAACCTGACCGACGATGGGTTGATGGGCCAGCAAGTGTTCGCTGGTGAGGCGACGCGCCTGGCGTACATGACCGACGAGGCCGTGGAAGGGCGGGATAGTTTCTTGGAGAAGCGCGCGCCGCGGTGGGATGAGTTTCCTTATTACTACTAG
- a CDS encoding DoxX family protein has protein sequence MTTLRDISLVLARVILGVVLFAHGWQKYNDWTIAGTGQSFGNAGVPYPELSAQFATYFEMVGGALLILGLLVRFIGPILAIQMAGAFWFMHRGSGIFASDGGWELVGVIAAAGLALSAAGAGRISLDHLLTAPFRKRKEKKEAEKNAEAAAEAPTGTAGATTTAGAAYPAGDTATAGTASTASTAGAAGAAYPADNADAATTAYYPADNADAATTAFPAGTTARSADGGSDAVKGGVGEDNDATTVFPAAGDTPDAK, from the coding sequence ATGACAACATTGAGAGATATTTCGCTTGTGCTCGCCCGCGTTATCCTCGGCGTGGTGCTGTTCGCACACGGCTGGCAAAAATACAACGATTGGACCATCGCCGGAACAGGCCAGTCCTTCGGAAATGCCGGCGTCCCCTACCCTGAGCTCTCCGCTCAGTTCGCCACCTACTTCGAGATGGTCGGCGGCGCTCTGCTGATCCTCGGACTGCTCGTGCGCTTCATCGGCCCAATCCTGGCCATCCAGATGGCTGGCGCGTTCTGGTTCATGCACCGCGGCTCCGGCATCTTCGCGTCCGATGGCGGCTGGGAGCTGGTGGGCGTCATTGCCGCTGCTGGCCTGGCTCTGTCCGCGGCGGGCGCCGGACGCATCTCCCTGGACCATCTCCTGACCGCGCCGTTCCGTAAGCGCAAGGAGAAGAAGGAAGCGGAGAAGAACGCGGAGGCTGCCGCCGAAGCTCCAACAGGCACGGCCGGCGCGACGACCACCGCAGGCGCTGCATACCCTGCAGGTGACACCGCCACGGCAGGAACCGCAAGCACGGCAAGCACGGCTGGAGCAGCAGGCGCCGCGTACCCCGCCGACAACGCGGACGCAGCAACCACGGCATACTACCCCGCTGACAACGCGGACGCAGCCACCACGGCATTCCCAGCAGGCACCACCGCACGTTCCGCGGATGGGGGGAGCGATGCGGTGAAGGGCGGCGTCGGAGAGGATAACGACGCCACCACCGTGTTCCCAGCCGCCGGCGACACGCCGGACGCGAAGTAA
- a CDS encoding AMP-binding protein, with amino-acid sequence MTQEHAPQQVPLEAHVINAADLPTALPLMKDLLDGTRSLIPLDRPHPSPNIPALMRAGELVDAGMLIASTSGSTGTPKGAMLTHENILASITATENYARSEFGAEPGPWLLALPAHHIAGLQVILRSLHAGHEPVVSRHLLSGTSFSGETFIQDAARLRELYPDEDLYVSLVPTQLERILAVEGGLESLTTFAMVLVGGAAARGTSIDDARRAGAPIVTTYGSAETAGGAVYNHRPLPGVTLSIDSPDSRGVGLVVINGPMVSPGYRNAAFGRTFPAEHTFVTSDLGQLDSTGELTLLGRADGAINTGGYKVLPEEVEKILWTAFPDAHLACAVRLESDEFGESIGVALELPDAVAGSDPGHVFHTPRGRAFVDITKMVRSTLRGSVDRHLIPSRAIALENMPTIGPGKVDRMTVKQTMNTITQW; translated from the coding sequence ATGACCCAGGAACACGCACCCCAGCAGGTGCCCCTCGAAGCGCACGTCATCAACGCCGCCGACCTGCCGACGGCCCTGCCGCTCATGAAGGACCTGCTCGACGGCACGCGATCCCTCATCCCCCTCGACCGCCCGCACCCCTCACCCAATATCCCCGCGCTGATGCGTGCTGGTGAATTAGTCGACGCCGGCATGCTCATTGCCTCCACTTCCGGCTCTACTGGCACCCCCAAGGGGGCAATGCTCACCCACGAGAACATCCTGGCCTCCATCACCGCGACCGAAAACTACGCCCGTAGCGAGTTCGGCGCGGAGCCAGGGCCGTGGCTGCTTGCGCTGCCCGCGCACCACATCGCCGGATTGCAAGTGATCCTGCGCTCCCTGCACGCGGGCCACGAGCCTGTGGTGTCCCGTCATCTGTTGAGCGGAACCTCCTTCAGTGGTGAGACCTTCATTCAGGACGCCGCGCGGCTGCGCGAACTGTACCCTGACGAGGACCTGTACGTGAGCCTGGTGCCCACCCAACTGGAACGCATCCTGGCTGTTGAGGGCGGATTGGAAAGCCTGACGACGTTCGCTATGGTGCTCGTCGGCGGCGCGGCGGCACGCGGAACCTCCATCGACGACGCCCGCCGCGCCGGCGCCCCCATCGTCACCACCTACGGCTCCGCCGAAACCGCCGGGGGCGCCGTCTACAACCACCGGCCCCTGCCGGGCGTGACCCTCAGCATCGACTCGCCCGACTCCCGCGGAGTCGGACTCGTCGTCATCAACGGCCCCATGGTTTCCCCTGGTTACCGGAACGCCGCCTTCGGCCGAACCTTCCCCGCGGAACACACCTTCGTCACCTCTGACCTGGGACAACTCGATAGCACCGGAGAGCTCACCCTCCTCGGCCGCGCCGACGGCGCCATCAACACCGGCGGCTACAAAGTCCTGCCGGAAGAAGTGGAAAAGATTCTGTGGACAGCCTTCCCGGACGCGCACCTTGCCTGCGCCGTCAGGCTCGAGAGTGATGAGTTCGGAGAGTCCATCGGCGTGGCACTGGAACTGCCGGATGCTGTCGCGGGCTCCGACCCCGGGCATGTCTTCCACACGCCCCGCGGGCGCGCGTTCGTGGACATCACTAAGATGGTGCGGTCCACGCTCCGCGGGAGCGTGGACCGGCACCTCATCCCCAGCCGCGCCATCGCTCTGGAGAACATGCCCACCATTGGGCCGGGCAAGGTGGACCGCATGACTGTGAAGCAGACGATGAACACCATCACGCAGTGGTAG
- a CDS encoding 1,4-dihydroxy-2-naphthoate polyprenyltransferase has product MPSNNTYPGATARQWFTGARPQTWANAIAPVLAGTGAAIIHGSGDALRAVLAGIVALALIIGVNYANDYSDGIRGTDEDRSGPLRLTGSRLVHPRKVKHAAFAAFGIAAAAGIALSLLSAWWLILFGALCILAAWFYTGGNNPYGYRGLGEVAVFIFFGLVAVMGTEFTQAGSISWQGATMAVAVGAMSASVNLVNNLRDIPTDADAGKITLAVRLGDTNTRRLWILLNATAMVLTVVIGVVSHWPALLALLASVFLYGASRPVTAGVQGRGLIPVLALTGRGMLTWALIMFAVSFLA; this is encoded by the coding sequence ATGCCAAGCAACAACACGTATCCCGGCGCGACAGCGCGGCAATGGTTCACCGGCGCACGCCCCCAAACCTGGGCCAACGCCATCGCCCCCGTCCTCGCCGGCACCGGAGCCGCCATCATCCACGGCTCCGGCGACGCCCTCCGAGCCGTCCTCGCAGGCATCGTCGCACTCGCACTCATCATCGGCGTGAACTACGCCAACGACTACTCCGACGGCATCCGCGGCACCGACGAAGACCGCTCCGGTCCCCTCCGACTCACCGGCTCACGCCTCGTCCACCCCCGCAAAGTAAAACACGCCGCCTTCGCCGCCTTCGGCATCGCAGCCGCCGCCGGCATCGCCCTCAGCCTCCTCAGCGCCTGGTGGCTCATCCTCTTCGGCGCGCTGTGCATCCTCGCCGCATGGTTCTACACCGGAGGCAACAACCCCTACGGCTACCGAGGCCTCGGCGAAGTAGCGGTATTCATCTTTTTCGGACTCGTCGCCGTCATGGGAACGGAATTCACCCAAGCCGGCTCAATCTCCTGGCAGGGCGCGACGATGGCTGTTGCGGTGGGGGCCATGTCGGCGTCGGTTAATTTGGTCAACAACCTCCGCGACATCCCCACGGACGCAGACGCCGGGAAGATCACCCTGGCCGTCCGACTCGGCGATACGAACACCCGGCGCCTATGGATCCTGCTGAACGCCACCGCGATGGTGCTGACCGTGGTGATCGGGGTGGTGTCCCATTGGCCGGCGCTGCTGGCGCTGCTGGCGTCGGTGTTCCTGTACGGGGCGTCGCGGCCGGTGACCGCGGGCGTGCAGGGGCGGGGGTTGATCCCCGTGCTGGCGCTGACGGGGCGGGGGATGCTGACGTGGGCGTTGATCATGTTCGCCGTGAGCTTTTTAGCTTAG
- a CDS encoding DUF4229 domain-containing protein, translating into MDKENKAKLSGAAWRDILLYAFLRFLLFLALTFIIHSIVILLGMANTFPLLISALLALILALPLSMVMFKKLRLRVTEAVAERDAGRRAHKEQMRRQLEQRLS; encoded by the coding sequence GTGGATAAAGAAAACAAGGCCAAACTATCCGGCGCAGCGTGGCGCGACATTCTCCTCTACGCTTTCCTGCGATTCCTCCTCTTCCTCGCGCTGACGTTCATCATTCACTCCATCGTGATCCTGCTCGGCATGGCCAACACTTTCCCACTGCTCATCAGCGCGCTGCTCGCCCTCATCCTGGCGCTTCCCCTGTCGATGGTGATGTTTAAAAAGCTGCGCCTTCGGGTGACGGAGGCTGTGGCGGAACGAGATGCTGGGCGTCGGGCTCATAAGGAGCAAATGCGGCGCCAGCTGGAGCAGCGCCTAAGCTAA
- a CDS encoding HNH endonuclease signature motif containing protein, whose product MNILENYIAAVRQGIDLVEAAVGASEEDLCARGLSHTSARELVQLADVYFGSTPFTRRQRDAIASARLLEHDLATILTIEKFARRAKKTAHAWALREELCHTDPRNIPRIARKRLRELQPRKPLQQSVRVTRRASGPWSLTLTGPSSIIADLQGVIDPEAPMRSVEALLHRGAGAATSSLRPALTPHVIITLNQLDQLLRPADSSNRTHAEDTQAGVDNEEILLRLTNGATMTGAEFVRRKLTDYGFVTVVHPELGPVNLYRLSRTASWKQRTMLGAENQTCVWPGCNRPVDECEMHHIKAWKNGGLTNVDNLAPLCPYHNGVNDDDPCNPTPTSRPRGRVDRINGTVVWRPPGEY is encoded by the coding sequence ATGAACATCCTCGAGAACTACATCGCAGCCGTCCGGCAGGGCATCGACCTTGTCGAAGCGGCCGTCGGTGCGTCCGAAGAGGACCTGTGTGCACGAGGGCTGAGCCACACGTCAGCACGAGAGCTCGTCCAGCTTGCTGACGTCTACTTCGGCTCCACCCCCTTCACCAGACGCCAACGCGACGCCATCGCCTCAGCCCGGCTGCTCGAACACGACCTAGCAACCATCCTCACGATCGAAAAGTTCGCCCGCCGCGCGAAGAAAACAGCCCACGCCTGGGCACTCCGGGAAGAACTGTGCCACACGGACCCTCGCAACATTCCCCGGATCGCGCGCAAACGCCTGCGTGAACTGCAGCCCCGAAAGCCGCTGCAGCAGTCGGTCCGCGTGACGCGGAGGGCGTCCGGGCCGTGGAGCCTCACGCTCACGGGCCCGTCGAGCATCATCGCTGACCTGCAGGGCGTCATCGATCCAGAAGCTCCGATGCGTTCGGTCGAAGCGCTTCTCCACCGTGGGGCGGGCGCCGCGACGTCGTCGTTGCGCCCGGCCCTCACGCCGCACGTGATCATCACGCTGAATCAGCTAGACCAGCTGCTCCGGCCCGCCGATAGCTCCAACAGGACGCACGCCGAGGACACGCAGGCCGGCGTCGATAATGAAGAAATTCTGCTACGCCTCACCAACGGGGCAACGATGACGGGCGCGGAGTTCGTGCGTCGGAAGCTCACGGATTACGGGTTCGTCACCGTCGTGCACCCGGAGCTCGGGCCGGTGAACTTGTACCGGCTGTCGCGGACGGCCAGTTGGAAGCAGCGGACTATGCTGGGCGCGGAGAATCAGACGTGCGTGTGGCCGGGCTGCAATCGCCCGGTCGATGAGTGCGAGATGCACCACATCAAGGCTTGGAAAAATGGGGGCTTGACGAATGTGGATAATCTCGCGCCGTTGTGCCCGTATCATAATGGGGTCAACGATGATGATCCTTGTAATCCGACGCCCACCTCTCGACCCCGAGGCCGCGTCGACCGAATAAACGGCACCGTGGTGTGGCGGCCTCCGGGGGAGTATTAA